One genomic window of Sphingopyxis sp. OPL5 includes the following:
- a CDS encoding DUF1971 domain-containing protein, with the protein MTGPVPYRSTPLFDEDTLPKALRNRHNTKAGVWGLIRVIEGELKLTYVNPSSEVMLDPSRPGLILPEQVHFVTPVGAMKIRVDFYDQPPGD; encoded by the coding sequence ATGACAGGACCCGTCCCATATCGCTCGACCCCTCTGTTTGACGAGGACACGCTGCCCAAGGCACTGCGCAACCGCCACAATACCAAGGCCGGGGTGTGGGGTCTGATCCGGGTGATCGAGGGCGAACTCAAGCTCACCTATGTGAACCCGTCATCCGAGGTCATGCTCGATCCTTCGCGCCCGGGTCTCATCCTGCCCGAACAAGTGCATTTCGTGACTCCTGTCGGCGCGATGAAGATCCGGGTCGATTTCTACGACCAGCCGCCTGGCGACTGA
- a CDS encoding alternative oxidase, which produces MTEATFAHLNVHHRPLDISDRIALGFTKMLRFCADTFFAKRYGHRAIVLETVAAVPGMVGATLTHLKCLRRMEDDKGWIRTLMEEAENERMHLMTFIEVAKPSVFERMVILGVQWVFYLAFFALYLVSSKTAHRVVGYFEEEAVISYTLYLDDIDKGRSANLPAPAIAKHYWKLGDDATLRDVVLVVRADEAHHRDVNHGFANELAGIAVAASTAPYPEHADDIRMVA; this is translated from the coding sequence ATGACCGAAGCCACGTTTGCCCATCTCAATGTCCATCATCGCCCCCTGGATATCTCCGACCGCATCGCGCTGGGCTTCACCAAGATGCTACGCTTCTGCGCCGATACTTTCTTTGCCAAGCGCTATGGGCACCGGGCGATCGTACTCGAAACCGTTGCGGCGGTCCCCGGTATGGTCGGGGCGACGCTGACCCATCTCAAATGCCTGCGCCGGATGGAAGACGACAAGGGCTGGATCCGCACCCTGATGGAAGAGGCGGAGAATGAGCGGATGCACCTCATGACGTTCATCGAAGTCGCTAAACCCTCCGTGTTCGAGCGTATGGTCATTCTTGGGGTCCAGTGGGTCTTCTACCTCGCGTTCTTCGCGCTCTATCTGGTCAGCTCCAAGACGGCGCACCGCGTCGTCGGTTATTTCGAGGAAGAAGCCGTGATCAGCTACACGCTCTACCTCGATGATATCGACAAGGGCCGCAGCGCTAACCTGCCCGCGCCTGCGATCGCCAAACATTATTGGAAGCTTGGCGACGACGCGACATTGCGCGATGTCGTTCTGGTCGTGCGTGCCGACGAAGCCCATCATCGTGACGTCAACCACGGGTTCGCGAACGAACTCGCCGGGATCGCCGTCGCCGCCAGCACCGCACCCTATCCGGAGCACGCCGATGACATCCGGATGGTCGCCTGA